The following is a genomic window from Pseudomonas sp. FP2335.
ATGGGTGGCTGGCTGTGCACTTGTCGCCGGGCTGCTGGGCGCCATTTACGCGTTTATGTCGCCGCAGGTGTATCAGGTCAGCAGTGTGCTGAGGCCGGTAGCCATCAATGAGTTGGATGCGCTCAACCGTTCCGATGTGTACAAGCTGTCACCGGCGGATGCGTTGGCCAAAGTGGCGGTGCAGCTGGATTCCTACGAAACCCGTTTGGCTTTCTTCAGGGCGAACCCCACGTTGCTTGCAGCCGATGAGCGCTCTGGATACAGCCAGGCCCAAAGCGCTGAGGCATTCAATCTGATGTTGTTTGATTCCAAAGGCAGCGACGCGGGCAACGCGTCCCTGCGGGTGGAGATGCAGTACCCAAAAGGCGTCGATGGTGTGGCGATCCTCAACGGTTTTATCGACTATGCGATTGCTCGCCAGCGGGATCAGGTTGGCGCCGACTTGACGGTGATCGTCAACAATCGTCTGGCGGAACTCAAGGGCAAGATCGATAACGCGCGTAAAGATTACGCGCGGGAAAAAGCGGCAAAAATCGCCCAATTACTGGAAAACGACAGCATCAAACGCGCCCAGCTACAGGACGAACTCGATGCGTTGCGCTTGGCGCTGCGAGTGCAGCGCACCCAACGTTTGGCGCAGTTGAGTGAAGCGATTGCGATTGCCAGGTCCGCCGGAATAAAAACGCCCTCGGCAGTGGGCACACCCCAAGCATCACCTACGCAGGTCACGAACCAGGCGTCAGCGCTCTACTTGATGGGCACTCAAGCACTGGAGGCCGAGCGTGCCGCGTTGCAGCAGCGCACCGGCGACGACTTCACCAGTGAGCGCGTCGCCGAAATCGGCAAGGAGCTGCGTCTGCTGGAGGCGAATCGAGAAGTCGATGCGCTCAAGGCACGTGGCGATGACGACATGTTCATCCAGAATGTGGAATGGCCCAGGGCCGAAATCGCACGGCTGCGCGGCCTCAATATTGATATGAACGGGCTGAAACTGGTGACAATCGACCGCCCGGCCCAGGAACCGCTGAGCCCGATCAAACCGCGCAAGGCGCTTATCATCGTCGTGAGCCTGTCGGCTGGGCTGATGCTCGGGATGTTGCTGGCCCTGATCCGCCATCTCTTCCAGATGCGGGGGGAACGCACACCC
Proteins encoded in this region:
- a CDS encoding Wzz/FepE/Etk N-terminal domain-containing protein: MKNTHPLRQHPASDEIDLFDLLQAIWKQKTWVAGCALVAGLLGAIYAFMSPQVYQVSSVLRPVAINELDALNRSDVYKLSPADALAKVAVQLDSYETRLAFFRANPTLLAADERSGYSQAQSAEAFNLMLFDSKGSDAGNASLRVEMQYPKGVDGVAILNGFIDYAIARQRDQVGADLTVIVNNRLAELKGKIDNARKDYAREKAAKIAQLLENDSIKRAQLQDELDALRLALRVQRTQRLAQLSEAIAIARSAGIKTPSAVGTPQASPTQVTNQASALYLMGTQALEAERAALQQRTGDDFTSERVAEIGKELRLLEANREVDALKARGDDDMFIQNVEWPRAEIARLRGLNIDMNGLKLVTIDRPAQEPLSPIKPRKALIIVVSLSAGLMLGMLLALIRHLFQMRGERTPSTH